The genomic interval tatttaaatacatttccctttttaagaaaatcttacGAAACTGCCAAGGAAACAACAAAGGTGACAACAGAAGACATCAACAAGATGCAGTACATCTTTTTCCAAAAACAGGTAATGAGCTAGTCtttgtacatataaatatatattcatatttgtcAGTAAATGTTGCCAATGATTTGGGTAGGGGTTGCAAGATTTAATGgtgttaataaaattgtttaattgaaagacattcttctttttctttaaattactGCAGTTTGTTGCATCATAGAGAATTCTCTTAGAAGCCATCcaaatattgcaatttttactTTGACAGAAAATGCCTAAAATTAGATTTCCATATTCACTGcaatattgcaattttaattCAGAATGAGCTGGCCGATGTCCAGATCCGAAGCTTCGCAGCAATGGAGACATTCTTCAAGTGTGCCACTGAAAAAATGCAAGGGAAGGAACAATCCTTCAGCCAAACACTAGCGGGATTCATGGGTAAGCCTAGATATTTGATCAAGAGAATAAGTGTGACTTGTTATATTGTGTTATCCATATTTCACTAATGGcaatgcatataataaacacgaaaaacactttttattatatgccttcaTGTGgttaataaagatttatcagtgaaataaaaagcttatttcactgtttcaattGCTGTTTCTCAAATGTTTTAGTTTTAGCATGCTCTCAATTACAAATCAAATTTCAGCGCATTTCAGAAATGATGTTACATTTGCATGAAAATTGGcacgcttttctgaaaaacaacaatttatcagtggtcgaaatttacacaagcctgcaagacctgcactggtaaaatgtgtttcgggcttgctcaaattctgaattttatatactagggcttgttaaaaaatttgatgccaagcaatagaaTAAGAAtatgggcttgttcatccaaaagtctaattttgatgactgatttattgtcattttaaggcatttaataaaacacgaaaaatgtttcagtgtaattaaaatatatttcacctcgtgaacaccaaaagtaaatacttAACTCATAGCTATGCCACTTGTGAAATTTATCTTTTGATGCTAACTTGTTGAAATAgatcttacattgaaaaaaaacaattatcctATATTAATTGAAGTATGCTCTAGCAATATGATCTCTTATGGCCTGCCCCTGCTCCTGTCCTCTGTAGTCTTCGCCTGGCTGTGGCGCAACAGGAACAACGTCATCTACATCAGGCTCCTTTAGGTCGATGGCAAGGTTGTGGAGTACAGCACAGGCTACAGTGACCTTAGACGCTTTAGCTGGCTTCAGACGTAGCTAGATGGGAAATACACCTAAGATTTATTAATTGAACAATTACGGAATTTTGTACAAAGTAAACATCTGATTTAAAAACTCCCCAACCGGTAATCAAACCAAGGACCTTTTTGTTTATGTATCgaaaaacaattaaacttaCCCCATCCACTGGAAGGCTTAATCCACTTATACTGTTTAACTTTCATAAGACATAGTAACTAATGGTGgtatttcattattcatttcatcattttgctaaagattaaatgaataatgacATAACAAGGATgtgttttttgtaaacaaaccgtAATGTAAGGTATATAGCAGGATGTTTAAGTTAGTTCAACACATTTccctacatatatatatcaaaattctTTCAACTGCAACTTATATTCCATTTTGTTGTTTCGTTTTCCGTGAATGTCAAGGCCATGTTTTACCACAAAGAAAATGTAGAAGGAAGGAAATAGAAAATGATTCGAGGTTACATAACACTatgatattcatgtttattgaattactAGCCCTTTGCTTAAGACGTTTTAAAAAGCCCAACTATCagttgatattgttttgaacaccgtaatattatttaaaaaaaacacaacttttattaataatatagttTACTAATCTAATCTGCTTTATTCGTATTTTATATTTACCTCTCCATGTAGAATTCCGAATCGTCGCTTCCAGCGACCAAAAGCCATTTCCACAGCAACCCTTGTCCTTGAGTGTGCCCGgttgaaattaattttctgCTGAGTATCGGCCACTCTGTATGGTGTCATCATGACACGTGAACAGGCATACCTTAatatacaatgttaaatattttcttttcagacCAGTGATATAATACATCTCAAGTTCCCCTTGCCATCTCAACCCCTGACTTGAAGAATTTGGTGAAACACTTCCATCCCCACGGCtactctattttttttaaatagtatgaTATAATATGCAGACtatttaaagttgttattatagttttgttatgtttggTGGTTATTTTAAAAGAGTTGGTAAacgtgtatgttttttttaaatgtatgcatatttaacaacatgtgaaaacaatatatgtttgtgttgaaTGTTATTATTACTTACCCACTGTCAGCAATTAAAATGCCATTAGTCCAACGTCTGTTCATTGCGTCCATGTGGTCCGCAAGATCACTTGCACGATAAATAAAACTGTCGTGCGATGAGCCTGGCCATCTGGCGTCAAGGAATGTAAACCTTCCTGGAAAACAACGAACACGACTGCTAAGACATGTTagattgtgtatatatattgagATAATGGCAATCTACACCACACAGTGATTTATTACGATTCAATTATACATCGAAATTACAATTCAGAGTTATATAATCAAAATTACAATTCAGACTTAGCAAACTGTTTAGTATTGTATCACTGTTACGGCGAAGCCCGTACACTGCAATCTCCGAGCTAGATTGCAA from Mya arenaria isolate MELC-2E11 chromosome 7, ASM2691426v1 carries:
- the LOC128240491 gene encoding putative nuclease HARBI1 translates to MTPYRVADTQQKINFNRAHSRTRVAVEMAFGRWKRRFGILHGELRLKPAKASKVTVACAVLHNLAIDLKEPDVDDVVPVAPQPGEDYRGQEQGQAIRDHIARAYFN